Below is a window of Heterodontus francisci isolate sHetFra1 unplaced genomic scaffold, sHetFra1.hap1 HAP1_SCAFFOLD_255, whole genome shotgun sequence DNA.
tgaggcttcccgcctggcccattacaacaagcgcagcaccatcagctcccgggagatccagaccgccgtacgcctgctgctgcccggggagctgggctgtatgacgcgaagcccacagacagcagagcctcccagtccttcctgtcatctatcacagaggtcttagatgacagcaggagggagggactggacaagccgctaactctggacgagctgacaaacgccgtcgagtctttcgagacgagtaaaactcccgggagcgacggcttaccggtcgagttgtactcggccctgtgggactgggtcggcccagacctgctggaagtatacgagagtatgctcctggccggcagcatgtcagaatccatgataaaaggcatcatcaccctcatttacaagcagaagtgggagagggcagaaatcagaaattggcggcccatctcactgcttgatgttgattacaagattctgtccaaagtcatagccagtagagtcaagtctgctctggagttggtgattcaccccgaacagacctgtactgtacccggcaggaagatctctgatagtctcgcgctactcagggatacgatcgtctacgtacgggacaggagggtggacacctgcctcatcagcctggaccaggagaaggcttttgacaggatatcgcacacctacatgatggacgtgctttccaaaatggggtttggggagggaatctgcaattggatccaactgctctacacaaacatcagtagcgcagtggcaatcaacgggtgggaatatgaaagtttcccgatcaaatctggagtcagacagggctgtcctctgtccccggtcctgtttgtttgctgtattgaaccctttgctgagtctattaggaaggatgcgagcataagaggggtgacaatcccaggcagcggaggcactcaggtcaaaacctccctgtacatggatgacgtcgccgccttctgctcggatccgctgtccgtgcgcagactgatgagcatctgcgaccagttcgaactggcctcgggagccaaagttaaccacggcaagagcgaggccatgttctttggcaactgggctgaccgatcctttgtccccttcaccgtcaggtcagattacctgaaggtgctggggatatggttcggaagggccggggcgtgcaccaaaacatggcaggagcgagtagccaaggtacgacaaaagttgggcatgtgggggcagcgatctctctccattgtgggtaagaacctggtaatcaggtgcgaggcgctcacgttgttgctctacgtggcgcaggtctggcccataccccactcctgcgccgtggcagtcacccgagccattttccgcttcgtctggggatctaaaatggaccgggtccggagggacacgatgttcaaatctctggacatgggcgggaaaaatgtacccaacgtggccctcatcctgatgaccaccttcgtgtgcggctgcatcaagctatgtgtagatccccagtacgcaaactccaagtgtcactacgtgctgaggttctatctgtccccggtgttgtgaaggatgggcctggtcacattgccgcggaacgcaccatgcagttgggtggcgccgtaccacctatccttcgtggagcagtttctgcgtaaAAACACCTTTGacaaccggtccatcaggcagtggtctgcacggaatgtcctcaaggcgctacgggaaaaggaaacggtggatcctgtcggatggttccccgagcagaccgtcaaagtcatttggcggaatgcctcatcaccagaactttcaaacaagcaccaagacgtagcttggctggtggtgagaagggccctccccgtcagatgcttcatgcacacccgaagtctcgccccctccgcacagtgcccccgcgttggctgtggtggggaagagacggtcgcccacctcctcctggaatgtgcctttgcaaagcaggtgtggaaagagatgcagtggtttttgtcaaggttcatcccaagcagctctgtaacacaggagtctgtgctctacgggctgttcccagggacgcacaccgagacaaacatcaactgctgctggaggactatcaattcggtgaaagacgccctttggtctgcccgaaacttgctggtcttccagcgcaaagagttgcccaccaccgaatgttgcagtctggcacattccaaggtccaggactacgtgctgagggacgcactaaagcttggggcagccgcagcaaaggctcaatggggaaagaccacagtgtaaggttcccccaccaagctggactgaggggttggatccatgggaaacccctcgaactgtatcgttaatattctcaattgctgtaaatgtaaaactgtaattgacatgacaattgtgaaacggaagggtcggGAAgatactcatgacagtattgaaggaaactgatctactttgtaatgtttgtattttttggtgctgtttggaaactgtttggcaatgtaatttttacagatttttatgaataaagtatattttggaaataaaaaaaaagagaagaggaaagcagctgctaagaagggcgccaagaaaactgtgagtaaaccgtcagcaaagggcggcaagaagcggagaaagtcgaggaaggagagttactccatcgacATCTAcgtagtgatgaagcaggttcaccccgacaccggcatctcctccaaggccatgagcatcatgaactcgtttgtgaacgatattttcgagcgcatcgcgggtgaggcttcacgcctggcccattacaacaagcgcagcaccatcagctcccgggagatccagaccgccgtgcgcctgctgctgcccggggagctggtcaagcacgccgtgtcggaagggacaaaggcggtgaccaagtacaccagctccaagtaaaactgcacaatggactgaataacatcccaaacacaacggctcttttaagagccaaccacaatctctctgaaaaagctgcatccgaacatctctatgaaaacattttaagacaatgtggaacataataaatgtcccactgctgtgtttttgtctgctgtcccataaaccgaacgaaaacccataatccgctcatccgcctttacttttttgcttaaagctgttattgtggttttgcacagcccctgaatgaccgcattaacagctgctttcagcggcaagagtcagacatcagtcccttcactctattcctgaaatgtgaactgattcatcattttattaacagtaactctccgcactgtaacagcccggaatgggattattacacagcagactaagggcagtttgaggactcgatcctgcttcctgttttcagagaaggacactgattgaagataaactgaatgtttcccttcagggaaatgctgtgaacagggatttagtgcctcccgggacagtttgaaagcaattgtagaaagatccacaatttaaataacattttaaacccgcgtctgtaattcgtgacggaaaaagttgaataaaacaaaataaagagaagggatttaaaatatttgacgaaggatgacatttattttaatccgctcctttctgacaatgaaattggcagtctttttgaaattgacaaatcttctgcttctgatgttttggcggtaaaccccgccctcttctgttgtcagtgacctgattggtgaagaatataggcaaatgaggtgaattaagtaccggccaatggggagagttttcagtctataagtaaagtaaatgcggcggaaattatccattctttgtgaaagtatttgcgagattgtggaaatgtctggaagaggaaagaccagcggcaaagctcgggccaaggccaagtctcgctcctcccgggctggattgcagttcccggtgggccgtgttcacaggctcttgagaaagggcaactatgctgagcgtgtgggtgccggagccccggtctatctggctgctgtgctcgagtatctgaccgctgaaatcctcgagctggctggcaacgcggcccgagacaacaagaagagccgcatcatccccagacacctgcagttggccgtccgcaacgatgaggagctcaacaagttgctggggggagtgaccatcgctcagggtggggtgctgcctaatatccaggccgtgctgctgcctaagaaaaccagcgctcagagctcccagaaaaagtaaagcggccaaaatgtcacctaataaaccaaaggctcttttcagagccacccacagtctctgtgaaagggctgattactgtctgattccagaatgccagtaacaggaccgaatgagaactatttcaaatgtttaagcatctgtttcagtgatttctcactgtcaccccaaagcctgtctaatttattacttccacactgagtgagttatttgtcccgttacagattgctgaatagagtcttacCGCCATGtgcagataagtagacaaaaaattacagattaaaacttcgtaatatatataatccatcaaaagctttttttattccgcttttatcagcacaaagtcctggcccgattttacgaacggctttaaactaacgccagatttaccattaattcgcttctttccgacactgaaattgactgctttttcgaattcaaactttctgccaatttaagccagtgatttgctgtattttctaattcgaggctcggcaattggttaagacatgtgaatgagacgtgggtgaccaatcagaagtgggctttggacagcgcgggctcaaattgctggaattccaggtccctgaatgaatgagctgaaactgatcagtttcacaaaccctgtcagtttcagtgcaggaaacaccgtctcgggggaaataacatcacaagtgggtctggttccagtgaacgatttaacggctgctgcaaaactcccggattccctcattgcagcgaaatcattttgaaattctatgaaaacaatgagtgattctggaggagtgatgtggcttttcacttagggcatgtgtcgactggggaaataacgaactggagagtctcgggcactgtttgcacagcccgtttagaaaatcaaatccactgcacatccttgctgcaaatgaaatgtcaaattcggggattccagtttttttcatcccgaacacagcagattgattgaacaaacaattaaaagtaaaatactgcgaatgctggaaatctgaaatatttcagattgattgaactgttctgaacagcctatcccagctcccatttctcggtcaatgctctctctgtgaggcggtgggtggctcttagaagagcctttgttttgtgtttgctggaaatggtcaaattgttcaaccgccgaatccgtagagagtgcggccctgccgtttcagagcatacaccacatccatggcagtgaccgtcttgcgcttggcgtgctcagtgtaggtgaccgcatccctgatcacattctccaggaaaaccttcaacaccccgcgagtctcctcatagatcaaacccgagatccgcttgaccccgccacggcgagccaggcggtggattgctggtttggtgatgccttggatattatcacgaagcactttccggttccgctttgctccgcctttgcccagtcctttgcctcctttacctctgccagacatgatgattcttcactcaggtcactacacaatataagaagcagactcttgcaggctctactttacacagaccgcccggacctgcctgagaatggcagagagagagcaggaaggggaggtgacagagtgaagattgaacagacagcagatggggaggagacacccagagtgacagacggagagagaacggcccctcatctttcagttccacctccagtttcctctggttcgccaatttcaaaccctttattaacagtggaaccgaaacccagctctccacacaaacccttccagactcggccttcatagtcaaggctttccagaaagccggagcttttaaatatggttccgctacaattaacactcagtaatattcccacctaaacacagtccattctataacaaataacctactcagtaacatcaccatttccacacacatactcttccagcagtttacaaacaccttattgcagctgtttggggaatctcctgtgttaagattggagttggaaagcggccttttccCGGCAGTGTtcccgtctcacactgaatctgccagacatcctgttgatctgtctcgttcccctctgtctctcttgactattacatggcacgggtattatttcagaaagtactgcaatggcgggagtgctggagactccaggccaatcctggagggatgggggaaatatctttagaaattccctggagagaatcgtgatatgacaggtctccagggacagaccaaggagagagtgtggacattgaatggaaacatggcaaaaagagttgggggattcaggaacacaatcctctctgataggttacagcctcccctctgctcctgctctttacgagacacttttccagtttaaatttatggacaaggtgggttagttgctctcagggtgggtggggggagaggagcctcagtggccatgggtgggatagggaaaatggagacagagaaccaggactccggtcactccccagcgatgtctgctggaaagtatctgtggatcggatgatgccggggtcccatggagaggggaagggggtggggtgatggagtgaggaggtggagagggagtgttcgtggtgtcacagccaaccccgTGCCCAAACCAagctcccacatcccagcattatattgtccaattcctggaggaggaggatggcgattcccgttggattaatttctaatgttcgccatcttatcctgataaaagcaccagttctgaaggaggccattctgtacttattctcaggtcatcgaggggtcatctttcccttttcagctcctgactgctggtatttttgctgttaaatgtgaaatgcaacgtatgttcacagctgtttctgccctgttgcagccataggaacatagaaatgggggtcggccattcagcccctcgagcctgctgcacctttcaattagatcctggctcacctgtctcttaactccagctgcctgctgtgatttcataaaccctcagaccgtcactggataaacatctctcaatctcaggttggaaattgtcaattgacactctggtttatcttatttttcggagagaattccaggttcccgctcccctttgtgtgaaaaagtgcttcccggcaatattcctgaaaggcagaactctaatttttgagttctctccctttgttgtggaactgcttgtttacagatctgaccgaagtccacactgcagaacaaacagctgttcctctgatcctgtcacttcagctttggatttgaagctcatgcctctttccatgatgattctttgtgccctatctctgtaaatggttatgcctgtctttttgtggggtatgtcaaacattcttttttccagtcccactcaggaccccacccccagctctttttccggtacaatgatgactggatcagtgtcatttcctgctcccactccgaactggaaaatttcatcaacttcgtttccgatttccccctcactgtggttgacagggctctcaaccctttttattattttattttatcttttttataaccatgtgcctgccttaaacttggtttttcaagtatgtgcttttggacagaactatagattattctgtcattaacactctctctgcactaatattttgtctttcactacaccattagcacactccctttgccccatgacctccttgtcagttaatctctcctaccctctgccctattacacaccttcaattttcttctcttccccacctccccccacccccgcttcacttgcttaaaacctattacattgagtgtgggacaaattcaatccatcttttgtactgtatgagattaattttgacacactttctggtacattatgtgacagcgagtataattctacatctatctgtctgtggtactgtgtctgagtgtaagattatttcagtgtcagtccatgaaactaaatgtgattgtttgattcattctgtatgtcaatcatgagtattgtttgtgaatgtgtggcagcttctgtatctatctgctactgtgggtgaatatggatatcattcggtatctgtcagtgtccagaactaaatgtgagtgtgagattcattgtgtatgcatcaatcttacagtcagaatgtgactgcatggttcattctctatgcgtcagtctaaggtactatatatgctagtggttttaattatgtgtctgtcattgtatgtgagtcattttatggtctcactgtatatctgtcaatctctggttctttctgtgagattgagattaattctctatctgatggtctctgaaattaattgattttgtgacttactctgtgcctgtcagtctatgatactgtgaataagaggggaatatatatggtgtctgtctgaacttggtatcgagtatgattgtaggattcattgtgcatctatcagtatccagactgaatgagaaataaggttcattctgtacgtgaaaatctctggtattctagccacgtgaactcgaatgtgcctgtcagtctttgacactgtatctgattatgggattgactcaatacctttcagac
It encodes the following:
- the LOC137366204 gene encoding histone H2AX-like, with product MSGRGKTSGKARAKAKSRSSRAGLQFPVGRVHRLLRKGNYAERVGAGAPVYLAAVLEYLTAEILELAGNAARDNKKSRIIPRHLQLAVRNDEELNKLLGGVTIAQGGVLPNIQAVLLPKKTSAQSSQKK